A single region of the Lacipirellulaceae bacterium genome encodes:
- a CDS encoding LamG domain-containing protein, producing the protein MKIFSFAAACVAACLFASSANAGLVHHYAFDDLVDGGNATDSVGGATGTWNGDAGANIAVGGFIGAGASQTNDENGGNGEEHYTTSNLSGLDGASAMALSMWFNTNVDTNNNSTYNGLVMTRNLLSSFGGGSENWGIALENNNTPRHIDWRVDGASGTETDNIIGNATDQWRHVVFVWDGVNGARQLYQDGVLIHSEGAQTGTITNGNSWDIGNDTCCGNREFTGTMDDIAFYNRPLNASQVAKLYSGGLAGLNASEAIGVNAPEPSTFALTGLAFAASLVMVRKRK; encoded by the coding sequence ATGAAGATTTTCAGTTTTGCTGCTGCATGTGTAGCAGCCTGCCTCTTCGCCAGCTCGGCTAACGCCGGTCTGGTTCATCACTACGCCTTCGACGATCTTGTCGACGGTGGCAATGCAACCGACTCCGTCGGCGGTGCCACAGGCACCTGGAATGGCGACGCTGGGGCAAATATCGCCGTCGGTGGTTTCATCGGTGCTGGTGCCTCTCAAACGAACGACGAGAATGGTGGTAATGGCGAAGAACATTACACCACCTCGAACCTCTCCGGCCTTGATGGTGCGTCCGCCATGGCACTCTCGATGTGGTTCAACACCAATGTCGATACCAATAACAACTCGACCTACAACGGCCTTGTCATGACGCGCAACCTGCTTTCCAGCTTTGGTGGCGGCAGCGAGAACTGGGGTATCGCTTTAGAGAACAACAATACCCCTCGCCATATCGACTGGCGTGTTGATGGTGCCTCCGGCACGGAAACGGACAACATTATCGGCAATGCCACTGATCAATGGCGTCATGTCGTCTTCGTCTGGGATGGTGTAAATGGGGCTCGCCAACTCTATCAAGATGGTGTGCTTATCCACAGCGAAGGTGCTCAAACGGGTACGATCACCAACGGTAACTCGTGGGACATCGGCAACGATACTTGCTGCGGCAACCGCGAATTCACCGGCACGATGGATGATATTGCCTTCTACAATCGCCCGCTCAATGCGTCGCAAGTTGCGAAGCTTTATTCAGGCGGTCTTGCTGGCCTGAATGCATCTGAGGCGATTGGGGTCAATGCTCCTGAGCCTTCGACCTTCGCCCTGACCGGCTTGGCTTTTGCCGCCAGCTTGGTCATGGTTCGCAAGCGTAAGTAG
- a CDS encoding PEP-CTERM sorting domain-containing protein — translation MRFHGKFLITACALLALTAFMADASAVTISLIDGGITAGNGDFNYEGGGSVSGVGTAVPNENIPRDRYLIGSPNTGGTLDIEGWTMRRLAYSGGNNAFGLDGNFGFDAASFEPANTGSGQAFTNGNGNTIVDLIADTINFSGVAGDIINLNYLLGSDSGSGTGSANSTVTLTLDAGLGSEQTITYATQTRTGTARDGSTDVSEVYVSTGAYSTIDLTLQMNPGSNSTRSLIDDVRLTVETIPEPTTLALIGLALASGGMVRRRS, via the coding sequence ATGAGGTTTCATGGAAAGTTTCTTATCACTGCTTGCGCACTCCTGGCGCTGACAGCTTTCATGGCCGATGCCAGTGCTGTCACGATCAGCCTGATCGATGGCGGCATCACCGCCGGTAACGGCGATTTCAACTATGAGGGGGGCGGTTCTGTCTCTGGCGTCGGCACTGCAGTTCCCAACGAGAACATTCCCCGTGATCGCTACCTAATTGGTTCGCCAAACACGGGTGGAACGCTTGACATTGAAGGTTGGACCATGCGTCGCCTCGCTTACAGTGGTGGCAACAACGCTTTTGGTCTCGACGGCAACTTCGGTTTCGACGCTGCCAGCTTCGAACCTGCCAACACCGGTTCCGGTCAGGCATTTACCAACGGCAACGGTAACACCATTGTCGATTTGATCGCTGATACGATCAATTTTAGCGGTGTTGCGGGCGACATCATCAATTTGAACTATCTATTAGGCAGTGACAGCGGTAGTGGTACTGGTTCTGCAAACTCGACCGTCACACTAACTCTAGACGCGGGTCTCGGCTCAGAGCAGACCATCACCTACGCCACGCAGACCCGAACTGGCACAGCGCGTGATGGCTCGACTGACGTTTCCGAGGTTTACGTTTCGACCGGCGCCTACAGCACGATTGATCTCACCTTGCAGATGAATCCGGGGTCGAACAGCACTCGTTCACTTATTGACGACGTGCGTCTGACTGTGGAGACGATCCCTGAACCAACAACGCTCGCTCTGATTGGCTTGGCCCTTGCGAGCGGTGGCATGGTACGTCGTCGTTCCTAA
- a CDS encoding LamG-like jellyroll fold domain-containing protein, translating to MKRTSFFGTAAALLILSATTAQAQVPVPDIAHFRFDSVGATTPNDVVGGGDATWFGPAGDNVLATGLINGGSQTNDENGGNGNEHYRVELPLMDGADGLTISLWFNQNVDSNNNSTYNGLFMVRDLLSSFGGGSENWGIALENNNSPRHIDWRLDGAPGPEDDNIMGNNQDRWDHVVYTWDGTDQGDGMGERALFLNGTELQRIDAPIGTITDSGTWRIGDDACCGSREFTGTMDDLAVWGQALTAAEVMELNTNGLAGIDAAGVTPPKKGDTDLDMDTDLIDFEVIRANLFRDFGGTPPTRAEGDLNGDGAVDFVDYREWKTEYDSENLPGSSSVPEPASAVLLLLSTIGLGVTRRRG from the coding sequence ATGAAACGTACTAGCTTTTTTGGAACGGCAGCCGCGCTGCTAATCCTCAGCGCAACCACAGCCCAGGCACAGGTACCCGTGCCAGATATTGCTCACTTCCGCTTTGACTCCGTCGGAGCCACGACGCCCAACGACGTAGTTGGCGGCGGCGACGCCACTTGGTTTGGTCCTGCTGGCGACAACGTCCTGGCTACCGGCCTGATCAATGGTGGTTCGCAAACGAATGACGAAAACGGCGGCAATGGCAATGAACATTACCGTGTTGAACTTCCGCTCATGGACGGTGCTGACGGCCTTACCATCTCACTTTGGTTCAACCAGAACGTCGACAGCAACAACAACAGCACATATAACGGCCTCTTCATGGTTCGTGACCTGCTCTCCAGCTTTGGTGGTGGCAGCGAGAACTGGGGTATTGCTCTCGAGAACAATAACAGCCCTCGTCACATTGATTGGCGTCTGGATGGTGCTCCTGGTCCCGAGGATGACAACATCATGGGCAACAACCAAGATCGTTGGGACCACGTTGTTTACACCTGGGACGGTACCGATCAAGGCGACGGCATGGGTGAGCGAGCTCTCTTCCTGAACGGTACGGAGCTACAGCGCATTGATGCTCCTATCGGCACCATCACCGACAGCGGCACTTGGCGCATCGGCGACGACGCCTGCTGCGGTAGCCGCGAATTCACCGGCACGATGGACGATCTCGCCGTTTGGGGCCAAGCCCTGACAGCTGCTGAAGTCATGGAACTTAACACGAACGGCCTGGCCGGTATCGATGCCGCCGGGGTCACTCCGCCGAAGAAGGGCGATACGGACCTCGACATGGATACGGATCTCATCGACTTCGAAGTTATCCGCGCGAACCTGTTCCGTGATTTTGGCGGTACTCCTCCAACCCGCGCCGAGGGTGACCTCAACGGTGATGGTGCTGTCGATTTCGTTGACTACCGCGAGTGGAAGACCGAGTACGACTCTGAGAACCTGCCCGGTTCTTCGAGCGTGCCAGAACCTGCATCGGCTGTTTTGCTTTTGCTTAGCACGATCGGATTGGGTGTCACTCGACGACGAGGTTAG
- a CDS encoding PEP-CTERM sorting domain-containing protein (PEP-CTERM proteins occur, often in large numbers, in the proteomes of bacteria that also encode an exosortase, a predicted intramembrane cysteine proteinase. The presence of a PEP-CTERM domain at a protein's C-terminus predicts cleavage within the sorting domain, followed by covalent anchoring to some some component of the (usually Gram-negative) cell surface. Many PEP-CTERM proteins exhibit an unusual sequence composition that includes large numbers of potential glycosylation sites. Expression of one such protein has been shown restore the ability of a bacterium to form floc, a type of biofilm.) has product MNIRHLLTLTACGAMLALSASATFAQTVELEVNRVTGEIRLVANGGDVEIDSYQISSTMDALSLAEWNSFEDQFNPGQLDNTSWFESGSAPNPLSDSNLSELKTLGTSTITAAGVSIGNAWDEAARLSADFLVDVEEGLAFTYGTPSTGGGTINAGAITFTPDNKEHNNLVLNIDSSGNASIENESNTAVNLTGYSIFSDTAASLDVSFAGIAEAGWEDANPSDTALSQTNQTGSRLLNPGDEVSIGNITLIGLNAGNLDFDYTITQTDINPRTGEPLNLATINGEVEDVIGGGAFDGAEFLRLQRENPAGIPNWETNYGSGASTASVGAVPEPSAIALCLLGMIGLGATRRNK; this is encoded by the coding sequence ATGAATATTCGTCATTTACTAACGCTGACTGCCTGTGGAGCGATGCTCGCTCTCAGCGCGTCGGCAACCTTTGCCCAGACGGTTGAGCTGGAAGTTAATCGCGTCACTGGCGAGATCCGGCTTGTTGCTAACGGCGGCGATGTCGAGATCGACAGTTACCAAATCTCTTCCACCATGGACGCCTTGAGCCTTGCTGAGTGGAATAGCTTCGAGGATCAATTCAATCCTGGACAGCTCGACAACACCAGTTGGTTTGAATCGGGCTCCGCACCGAACCCGCTTTCGGACAGCAACCTTAGCGAGTTGAAAACCCTTGGCACCTCAACGATCACAGCTGCTGGTGTCTCGATTGGCAATGCTTGGGATGAGGCGGCACGTCTCTCCGCCGATTTCCTCGTCGACGTCGAGGAAGGGTTGGCGTTCACCTACGGCACGCCTAGCACCGGTGGCGGAACGATCAATGCAGGCGCAATCACCTTCACACCGGATAACAAGGAACATAATAATCTGGTGCTGAACATTGATAGCTCGGGGAATGCCTCCATCGAGAACGAGTCGAACACCGCCGTCAATTTGACCGGTTATTCGATCTTCTCGGATACGGCTGCTTCTCTTGACGTTAGCTTTGCAGGCATTGCCGAAGCTGGATGGGAGGATGCGAATCCTTCGGATACTGCACTGTCCCAGACGAATCAGACGGGATCTCGTCTCTTGAATCCAGGTGATGAGGTTTCCATCGGAAACATCACCCTGATTGGTCTGAACGCGGGCAATCTTGACTTCGATTACACCATCACTCAGACCGACATTAACCCTCGAACGGGAGAGCCTCTTAATTTGGCTACCATTAATGGCGAGGTTGAGGATGTAATTGGTGGTGGCGCCTTCGACGGGGCTGAATTCCTGCGTTTGCAACGTGAGAATCCAGCAGGCATTCCCAACTGGGAAACCAACTACGGCAGCGGTGCGTCAACGGCAAGCGTTGGTGCTGTTCCCGAGCCTAGTGCCATCGCACTTTGCCTACTCGGCATGATCGGCTTGGGTGCGACTCGCCGCAACAAGTAG
- a CDS encoding LamG-like jellyroll fold domain-containing protein codes for MKIFSLTRAFASLAIVALGVSTAVAQTPLAHWTFDEGIDDYSILSSTDTTGGAVSDATWQDAGGAGLTYGPGQIGGAAYLDGASEAGRSFLVTVDTALASATNFSISGWFLPATSQTGDNYKGLFMGRSVEDNSGMNQNWGLAYRDQNKIDGRASGGANTSADFTIVPDGGPNDGWYHAVLAWDGISSDHEIFINGVSQGTQSNDAFGILNGGMFDIGQDPTGGNNRYFRGALDDFAIYNVTLTSGQVTTIYNNGLGNGTTSTPANGSAVADFLPGDVDRNGTVDAGDYATIRDAMNSTVSGRDEGDLDANGVVNLDDFAEWRANAPAAVLASLGFVPEPSSLMLMGLAGLFGLGRSRRRS; via the coding sequence GTGAAAATTTTCTCTCTAACGCGTGCGTTTGCATCGTTGGCGATTGTTGCACTAGGTGTTTCAACCGCTGTTGCCCAAACGCCTCTCGCGCACTGGACCTTTGACGAAGGCATTGACGACTATTCGATTCTTTCATCGACTGACACTACCGGTGGTGCCGTCTCGGACGCTACGTGGCAAGACGCCGGTGGAGCGGGGCTCACCTACGGCCCTGGCCAAATCGGTGGAGCGGCTTATTTGGATGGTGCTTCGGAGGCGGGGCGTAGCTTTTTGGTTACGGTAGACACAGCCCTTGCCAGTGCAACCAACTTTTCAATTTCTGGCTGGTTCCTACCTGCAACCTCTCAGACAGGAGACAACTATAAAGGTCTCTTCATGGGGCGGTCTGTCGAAGACAACAGCGGAATGAACCAAAACTGGGGTCTTGCTTACCGCGACCAGAACAAGATTGACGGTCGAGCAAGTGGTGGGGCCAATACTTCGGCTGATTTCACGATCGTACCAGACGGTGGCCCCAACGATGGCTGGTACCATGCTGTTCTAGCATGGGATGGAATTTCGAGTGATCATGAAATATTCATCAATGGAGTGTCACAAGGTACCCAGTCCAATGACGCTTTCGGCATTCTCAATGGCGGAATGTTTGATATCGGACAAGATCCCACCGGCGGTAATAACCGCTATTTTCGTGGTGCACTTGATGACTTTGCGATCTACAACGTGACGCTAACCTCGGGGCAAGTCACGACGATCTACAATAACGGCCTCGGAAATGGCACGACCTCGACGCCGGCGAATGGCTCTGCCGTTGCCGACTTCCTGCCGGGTGACGTAGATCGTAATGGTACCGTGGACGCAGGCGACTACGCCACGATTCGCGATGCGATGAACTCAACCGTTTCCGGACGCGACGAAGGGGACCTCGATGCCAACGGAGTCGTGAACCTTGACGATTTCGCCGAGTGGCGTGCCAATGCTCCGGCCGCGGTACTTGCTTCTCTCGGCTTCGTTCCTGAACCTTCATCCTTGATGCTCATGGGCTTGGCGGGGCTGTTTGGACTCGGTCGCTCGCGGCGTCGTTCCTAA
- a CDS encoding DUF1559 domain-containing protein has translation MHIPAVANHHGKHRRTSRGFTLVELLVVIAIIGVLVGLLLPAVQAAREAARRSQCVNNLKQLGLGVLNYESAIGNLPPGSLTILPDHVSTGTGARGIGWSLLILPYLETGVIDDRLKSEMQRRIASGARAQAMFVISDLGLGETRLPIYICPSLGGEEWTEVPERKDYYACNGGSFLFAAGIPADEWQPRCRSSSSCDRGDTFSDGVFLMAEQGFDMSRVTDGTSSTFAIGESAHPARFGKNADQRQPSHGATPWYFGGAAAINAEMTEIVYGPSSGHSTGRCTRGVSEPLNSDIRFESNWEQGWLENNAPFGSDHAGGANFNFVDGHVEFISDDIDTATYLALGTRDRGEVVQDY, from the coding sequence ATGCACATTCCAGCAGTCGCCAATCACCACGGTAAACACCGTCGTACGAGTCGTGGCTTCACACTCGTAGAACTTTTGGTCGTGATCGCCATTATCGGCGTGCTCGTTGGATTGCTTCTGCCCGCAGTTCAAGCCGCCCGCGAAGCGGCACGTCGCTCGCAATGCGTCAATAACTTGAAACAGTTGGGGCTTGGCGTATTAAACTACGAGTCGGCTATTGGCAATCTGCCTCCAGGCTCATTAACAATACTGCCTGACCATGTTTCCACCGGAACCGGTGCGCGGGGCATTGGCTGGTCCCTGCTCATACTACCCTATTTGGAAACAGGAGTAATTGACGATCGCCTAAAATCAGAAATGCAGCGGAGGATTGCCAGCGGCGCGAGAGCCCAAGCAATGTTTGTTATTAGTGATCTAGGGTTAGGCGAAACGCGACTGCCAATCTACATTTGCCCCAGTCTAGGCGGGGAAGAATGGACCGAAGTTCCCGAACGTAAAGATTATTACGCCTGCAATGGTGGGAGTTTTCTCTTCGCAGCTGGAATCCCAGCAGATGAATGGCAGCCAAGATGCCGCTCCAGCTCGTCGTGCGATCGAGGCGATACTTTCTCAGATGGCGTCTTCTTGATGGCTGAGCAAGGGTTTGATATGTCGCGCGTGACCGATGGCACATCGAGTACGTTCGCCATCGGCGAAAGCGCACATCCTGCCCGCTTCGGAAAGAACGCAGATCAACGTCAGCCATCTCATGGTGCGACGCCGTGGTATTTCGGAGGAGCTGCAGCGATCAATGCCGAGATGACGGAGATTGTGTATGGCCCTAGTAGTGGACACTCTACAGGACGTTGTACTAGAGGAGTATCCGAACCGCTAAATTCTGATATCCGCTTCGAATCGAATTGGGAACAAGGATGGCTTGAGAACAACGCTCCTTTTGGAAGCGATCACGCTGGAGGTGCTAACTTCAACTTCGTCGATGGCCATGTGGAGTTCATCTCAGATGATATCGACACGGCAACTTATCTAGCCCTAGGAACGCGAGATCGGGGTGAGGTTGTTCAAGACTATTGA
- a CDS encoding S8 family serine peptidase: MDNRRPHRPLAGQVGPFTLLQRFPLLRRLQRRGQSRPRRLVISGVEHLEARLPLAADFLSFGIADASGDDSSLTVFESSAITLDYDLDVVSGDLLGVDLYAREDDAFYKLGEFSGATASNELINLDGYSTLAGTQEIFAVATTSDGISTISPSLILEVLPVATVTGDFQAETFLFSNTLSPGSIYHGGGGTDTLFFGFDTSAVASLNGAAVGSHVANSMVTSQAIYDGTAFDYLRLNDGREIYFQGIERLQFSGPSGTTVTELQTRTNDPRFTSQWDLTIGDVTDAWRFTRGSDDVLLVSLDTGITQTNPANYPDLSSNRLSFFGNANGSDHGYQAVSVMASTPNDGQGIAGLNWESPVLVLDVYGPENVGINTAIQAGLDHLNSISATRVVYQGGIQGEYWLNILEESRVANNADKALFAIAAGNGSQDIAITSHPDGLSGGMARLEGTYDNVMAIGALQYNSTTVHGQRNASSVFLAGYSNFGPNLTFAVPTNVPSTRPDGSAGTFGGTSAANPVMAGYASLIWSVNPELEAGEVRQLLADTVTDVGAAGRDNTFGHGIPNVSAAVREAWAHAQHHAIATIAANPFADVEPEEIPVDLNATEYHYDLGTLSSPLEAGFDLLTTTSSPFASWTGSVQSTDRDHANSLERDFFHSSQAAKLEHRISNGIWDVTISTGDADSARDNLSVAAEGLLQIDDLDTALGEFAEQTFRVRVEDGQLSLTFSDLGGDTDEWVLNRLSLEKVSDLPGYAGDFDTNSMVEGADLNLWADQYGTDGAADANLDRSVSGFDFLAWQQTLGAGVITRTTLIDGSLGNGSFEDQTDAVGLLVDPLKHRVYTNNTATASIDGWTATVSNGIGGWDGELAYVASDGNAYALANDSAVVTFTSDAFTSHSVAEGDSVNVSVDVGSSNGVAHDYQAQIVLGANTYDLGTISDGTLVSGGAGETLNTISFSHTATAADAGHHPQLILTIENQGGSSKAYLDNVHFEAVSVAGVPGGSSSQSSSVVAASTANEPVAVEAIEFPAARVALPLEQPVYFDQGVAGETFLAAPRFSTSVSLTMLASEGTPAVEIAAEDVLSIEKGYKRYEWPLQLRFSEQEWLDLAQSRGETGILTRMEAPHESGSAADVYQLLDEVFDLL, translated from the coding sequence ATGGATAACCGACGTCCTCACCGCCCGCTGGCAGGCCAAGTGGGCCCTTTTACTCTCCTCCAACGCTTCCCACTGCTTCGCCGGCTCCAAAGGCGAGGGCAGTCGCGGCCCAGGCGACTAGTCATCTCGGGTGTTGAACATCTGGAAGCTCGCTTGCCGTTGGCGGCTGACTTTCTTTCGTTTGGTATCGCTGATGCTTCGGGGGACGACTCCTCGTTGACGGTCTTCGAGTCCTCGGCAATCACACTCGATTATGATCTCGATGTCGTCAGTGGCGACCTTCTGGGAGTCGATCTCTACGCTCGAGAGGACGATGCGTTCTATAAACTGGGAGAGTTTTCGGGAGCCACCGCCAGTAACGAGCTAATCAATCTCGACGGCTACTCGACATTGGCGGGAACTCAAGAGATTTTCGCCGTTGCTACGACTTCGGATGGGATTTCGACGATTTCGCCTTCGCTGATTCTTGAGGTCCTGCCCGTGGCCACCGTGACGGGTGACTTCCAGGCGGAGACGTTCCTGTTTAGCAACACGCTCTCTCCTGGTTCGATTTACCACGGTGGTGGCGGTACTGATACGCTGTTTTTTGGGTTTGATACCTCGGCTGTGGCCAGTCTCAACGGTGCCGCCGTGGGCTCCCACGTTGCGAACAGCATGGTCACATCACAGGCGATTTATGACGGCACGGCATTCGACTATCTCCGCTTGAACGATGGTCGCGAAATCTACTTCCAAGGAATCGAACGTTTGCAATTTAGTGGGCCGAGCGGCACGACGGTCACGGAGTTGCAAACGCGCACGAACGACCCACGCTTTACTTCGCAATGGGATCTAACGATCGGCGATGTCACCGATGCGTGGCGCTTTACGCGCGGGTCCGATGATGTTTTGCTCGTTTCGCTCGACACAGGCATCACGCAGACCAATCCGGCGAACTATCCGGATCTTTCCTCGAACCGGTTGAGCTTTTTTGGCAATGCCAACGGCTCAGACCACGGTTACCAGGCGGTCTCGGTGATGGCTTCGACCCCCAACGACGGCCAAGGAATCGCAGGACTCAACTGGGAGAGCCCGGTCCTGGTGCTCGACGTCTACGGGCCGGAAAACGTGGGCATCAACACGGCGATCCAGGCGGGGCTCGACCATCTGAATAGCATCTCGGCGACGCGCGTCGTCTACCAAGGTGGCATCCAGGGTGAGTACTGGCTGAACATCCTTGAAGAGTCGCGAGTTGCTAACAATGCGGACAAGGCCTTGTTCGCCATTGCCGCGGGAAATGGCAGCCAAGACATTGCGATCACTTCACACCCGGATGGTCTCTCCGGCGGGATGGCCCGGTTGGAAGGCACCTACGACAACGTGATGGCGATTGGCGCCTTGCAATATAACAGCACGACCGTTCACGGTCAGCGCAACGCCAGCAGCGTTTTTCTGGCAGGCTATTCCAATTTTGGGCCAAACTTGACATTTGCCGTACCGACCAATGTGCCCTCGACGCGACCTGATGGCAGTGCTGGTACCTTTGGGGGTACCTCGGCGGCTAATCCCGTCATGGCGGGTTACGCCTCATTGATTTGGAGTGTGAACCCAGAACTCGAAGCGGGTGAAGTGCGGCAGTTGTTGGCGGATACCGTGACCGATGTCGGAGCGGCAGGACGGGACAACACCTTCGGACACGGCATCCCCAACGTTAGCGCTGCGGTTCGCGAAGCTTGGGCGCACGCCCAACATCACGCGATTGCCACGATCGCGGCGAACCCCTTCGCCGATGTCGAGCCCGAAGAAATCCCAGTCGACCTCAATGCCACCGAGTACCACTACGACCTGGGAACGCTCTCTTCGCCACTGGAAGCAGGGTTCGATCTCCTCACCACCACCAGCTCGCCATTTGCCTCCTGGACTGGTTCGGTCCAAAGCACTGATCGAGATCATGCGAACTCCCTAGAGCGAGACTTTTTTCACAGTTCTCAAGCCGCAAAGCTTGAACATCGCATCTCCAACGGCATTTGGGATGTGACAATCAGCACAGGAGATGCCGATTCCGCCCGCGATAACCTGTCGGTTGCAGCAGAAGGTCTCCTGCAAATCGACGATCTCGACACGGCCCTCGGCGAGTTTGCGGAGCAAACTTTCCGCGTGAGGGTCGAGGATGGGCAACTTTCACTGACCTTCTCCGATTTAGGGGGCGACACCGATGAGTGGGTACTGAATCGGCTGTCTCTCGAGAAGGTTTCTGATCTCCCCGGTTATGCTGGCGACTTCGACACGAACAGCATGGTTGAAGGAGCGGATCTCAATCTATGGGCCGATCAATACGGAACCGACGGGGCTGCCGATGCCAACCTCGATCGTTCCGTTTCTGGCTTCGACTTTCTCGCCTGGCAGCAGACGCTTGGTGCCGGCGTGATCACGCGGACGACGCTGATCGACGGCTCGCTAGGGAACGGCTCGTTTGAGGATCAAACGGATGCCGTAGGCTTGTTGGTCGATCCGCTCAAGCATCGTGTTTATACCAACAACACGGCGACGGCTTCGATTGATGGGTGGACCGCGACCGTCAGCAATGGCATTGGTGGTTGGGATGGCGAGCTGGCTTATGTGGCTTCCGACGGCAACGCTTACGCCTTGGCAAATGACAGTGCCGTGGTCACCTTCACCTCGGACGCATTCACTTCTCACAGTGTCGCCGAAGGAGACTCCGTCAATGTTTCGGTTGATGTCGGTAGCAGTAACGGCGTCGCACACGATTACCAGGCTCAGATCGTTCTCGGAGCGAACACCTACGATCTAGGGACCATCTCCGATGGGACACTTGTCTCTGGCGGAGCGGGTGAGACGCTCAATACCATTAGCTTTAGCCACACGGCCACGGCGGCAGACGCCGGCCACCATCCTCAGTTAATTCTCACCATTGAGAACCAAGGAGGTTCCTCGAAGGCCTACTTAGATAATGTGCATTTTGAAGCCGTAAGCGTGGCTGGGGTTCCTGGGGGCTCCAGTAGTCAATCGAGTTCTGTGGTAGCCGCAAGTACCGCGAATGAGCCGGTCGCCGTTGAAGCCATTGAGTTTCCGGCAGCCCGAGTCGCTTTACCCTTAGAGCAACCCGTTTACTTCGACCAAGGCGTTGCTGGGGAGACATTCTTAGCGGCCCCACGATTCTCAACTTCAGTAAGCCTCACGATGCTTGCTTCGGAGGGGACGCCTGCCGTCGAAATCGCCGCAGAAGACGTTCTTTCAATAGAAAAGGGCTACAAACGATACGAATGGCCACTCCAGCTGCGGTTTTCCGAACAAGAATGGCTCGATTTGGCCCAATCCCGTGGCGAAACGGGGATTTTGACTAGAATGGAAGCACCGCATGAATCCGGCAGTGCCGCGGACGTTTACCAACTGCTGGATGAAGTGTTCGACCTACTCTAA